A genomic segment from Corylus avellana chromosome ca5, CavTom2PMs-1.0 encodes:
- the LOC132182238 gene encoding mitogen-activated protein kinase kinase kinase 17-like, which translates to MDAIQWLKIKFLGRGSYGTVHLAQSRNWYGSSWLMAVKSVAFERSSSLKKEAQILQEFVDCPQVVRGLGFDVTLEGGLWFYNLFMEYAPGGTLHDLIQRSGGKLDERDVQKFTRMILKGLRCIHEKG; encoded by the coding sequence GATCCAATGGTTGAAGATTAAATTTCTTGGGAGAGGATCGTATGGTACGGTCCACCTAGCACAGTCCAGAAACTGGTATGGTTCTTCTTGGTTAATGGCAGTGAAGTCTGTGGCTTTTGAGCGCTCTTCTTCGCTGAAGAAGGAGGCACAGATTCTCCAAGAATTCGTCGATTGTCCTCAAGTTGTTCGTGGGTTGGGGTTTGATGTCACCCTTGAAGGCGGCTTATGGTTCTACAATTTATTTATGGAGTATGCACCGGGAGGCACTCTTCACGATTTAATCCAAAGGAGTGGCGGAAAGTTGGATGAACGTGACGTCCAAAAATTTACTCGAATGATACTCAAAGGCCTTCGTTGCATCCACGAAAAGGGTTAA